The following coding sequences are from one Pigmentibacter sp. JX0631 window:
- the pepF gene encoding oligoendopeptidase F: MNMQKIKNRNEINIEETWDLSDLFQDFDIWEKNFKSLPSEEEVENIIQEKFKNKLAIKPDILFECLQYKENLSRKLENLFVYAQLRSTEDTSNNRATEAVGKIENKMANLTAKFSFMNPEMLEISNLKIWLEKSPLNAYKFSLSELLRSKEHILTEKEEEILAKLSVPLRTFDEIHSKWNNADLKFEPALDSVGDKHIVSNSRYSLNLQSRDRKLRENTFQSYYQEIAKWRNTITANYYGNMSTGSNIAKIRKFSGFLESELFDDNIPIELYDSLIKNVKANLKTLHESMRIRKKILKLEKVYPYDRYVSLFESKENAYFSWEEGRDLVLKAIQPLGNEYVEIATRGLTKERWIDRAENEGKRSGAFSWGTYDSRPYMLQTWTGTLGDVYTLAHELGHSMHSYYSNKNQPYHNAHYAIFVAEVASTLNEALLSQYILKERKGTDLAKYVLSENVENFEGTVLRQVLFANFEREAAKIVDENEAFTPEKLEEIYFNMNKEWYGEEHSALPDFIKHEWMRIPHFYSAFYVYKYATSYCASLALSEALQTDPETTRKQIFTLLKAGGSKPPLEILLDAGIDFLTPKPVENAFLNYQKNLAIAENEL; this comes from the coding sequence ATGAATATGCAAAAAATCAAAAATAGAAATGAAATCAACATTGAAGAAACATGGGATCTGTCAGATCTTTTTCAAGATTTTGATATTTGGGAGAAAAATTTCAAAAGTCTTCCCAGTGAAGAGGAAGTAGAAAATATAATTCAAGAAAAATTTAAAAACAAATTGGCTATAAAACCGGATATTTTGTTTGAATGTCTTCAATATAAAGAAAATTTATCGCGAAAACTTGAAAATTTATTTGTATATGCTCAATTAAGAAGCACAGAAGACACTTCTAACAATAGAGCCACAGAAGCTGTTGGAAAAATTGAAAATAAAATGGCTAATTTGACCGCGAAATTTTCATTTATGAATCCAGAAATGTTAGAAATTTCAAATTTAAAAATTTGGTTAGAAAAATCTCCGTTAAATGCTTATAAGTTTTCACTATCAGAATTGTTAAGAAGTAAAGAACATATATTAACTGAAAAGGAAGAAGAAATATTAGCAAAACTTTCTGTTCCTTTAAGAACATTTGATGAAATTCATAGTAAATGGAACAATGCCGACCTGAAATTTGAACCAGCATTGGATTCTGTAGGCGATAAACATATTGTTTCCAATTCCAGATATTCTCTTAACCTACAATCTAGAGATCGAAAATTAAGGGAAAATACATTCCAATCGTATTATCAAGAAATTGCTAAATGGAGAAATACCATTACAGCGAATTATTACGGAAACATGTCTACAGGCTCAAACATCGCCAAAATTAGAAAATTCTCTGGTTTTCTTGAGAGTGAACTATTTGATGATAATATACCCATAGAACTTTATGACAGTTTAATAAAGAATGTAAAAGCAAATTTGAAAACCTTACATGAAAGTATGCGGATTAGAAAAAAAATCTTGAAATTGGAGAAAGTATATCCTTACGATAGATATGTTTCTTTATTTGAAAGCAAAGAAAATGCTTATTTTTCATGGGAAGAAGGTAGAGATCTTGTTTTAAAAGCAATTCAACCATTAGGAAATGAATATGTTGAAATTGCTACAAGAGGTTTAACAAAGGAAAGATGGATTGACAGAGCTGAAAATGAAGGAAAAAGATCTGGTGCCTTTTCTTGGGGAACTTACGATTCTCGCCCATATATGTTACAGACCTGGACTGGAACGTTAGGCGATGTATATACATTAGCCCATGAATTAGGCCATTCTATGCATTCCTATTACAGTAACAAAAATCAGCCATACCATAATGCCCATTATGCAATTTTTGTTGCTGAAGTCGCTAGTACATTAAATGAAGCACTACTTAGTCAATATATATTAAAAGAAAGAAAAGGCACTGATCTTGCTAAATATGTTTTATCCGAAAATGTAGAAAATTTTGAAGGAACAGTTTTACGCCAAGTTTTATTTGCCAATTTTGAACGTGAAGCGGCAAAAATTGTTGATGAAAATGAAGCATTTACTCCTGAAAAACTAGAAGAAATTTATTTTAATATGAATAAAGAGTGGTATGGAGAAGAACACAGTGCTCTTCCAGACTTTATAAAACATGAGTGGATGCGAATTCCACATTTTTATTCAGCTTTCTATGTTTATAAATATGCAACTAGTTACTGTGCTTCGCTTGCACTATCTGAAGCATTACAGACAGATCCTGAAACTACAAGAAAGCAAATCTTTACTTTGCTAAAAGCTGGAGGTTCAAAACCTCCTTTGGAAATTTTGCTTGACGCAGGAATAGATTTCCTAACTCCAAAACCTGTTGAAAATGCCTTTTTAAATTATCAAAAAAATTTAGCTATTGCGGAAAATGAATTGTAA
- a CDS encoding YoaK family protein produces the protein METSHSKDNQESLILKVSRKLGLGSLLSFVAGLVNSVGFLGFGLFVSHVSGHATYAAVEYSKHYYILAITSSTAVLFFILGSASTAILMRGKTVEEQGITLILPVILEAILLFYVMFEAFYYSDLQLTYDSYGHANFFLVLSFAMGIQNATLRKKQGAHIRTTHMTGTATDIGSSLGTIFYLSFRPLIIAPLYIIKYRKLSASFLIPLKLVYSRQQIDILIVNLFTLLFFGVGAIIGTFGFIHFHFFILIVPIFILIMIAIIEFFIGSKKL, from the coding sequence ATGGAAACAAGTCATTCAAAAGACAATCAAGAAAGTTTAATTCTCAAAGTATCTCGGAAATTAGGTTTAGGTTCTTTGCTTTCATTTGTTGCAGGCCTAGTAAATTCCGTTGGTTTTTTGGGCTTTGGATTATTTGTATCCCATGTCTCAGGACATGCCACCTATGCAGCTGTTGAATATTCTAAACACTATTATATTTTGGCGATAACCTCTTCTACTGCAGTTTTATTTTTTATTTTGGGGTCTGCTTCAACAGCCATCCTCATGCGAGGTAAAACTGTTGAAGAACAAGGAATAACTTTAATATTACCAGTAATACTTGAAGCAATTTTATTATTTTACGTCATGTTTGAAGCTTTTTACTATTCAGATTTACAATTAACCTATGATTCTTACGGTCATGCTAACTTTTTTCTCGTGTTAAGTTTTGCTATGGGTATCCAAAATGCAACTTTAAGAAAAAAACAAGGGGCCCATATTCGAACAACACATATGACGGGAACTGCTACAGATATTGGAAGTTCTCTAGGTACTATCTTCTATTTAAGTTTTAGACCACTGATCATAGCTCCTTTATACATCATAAAATATAGAAAATTATCAGCCTCATTCTTGATCCCTCTCAAATTAGTTTATTCAAGACAACAAATCGATATTTTAATTGTAAATTTATTCACCCTACTCTTTTTTGGGGTGGGAGCTATTATAGGAACATTTGGATTTATCCATTTCCATTTTTTTATTTTAATTGTTCCAATCTTTATTCTAATTATGATAGCTATTATTGAGTTTTTTATAGGAAGCAAGAAACTTTAA
- a CDS encoding purine-nucleoside phosphorylase, producing the protein MRITKYKDNVQQSVEYLKKWHGSAPEIAIVLGSGLSDAIPKIQEMKSVRFEEIPGFKTSTVQGHSGDLRIGSVTAYLTSGKEKTREIAFLRGRNHAYEGNDPGEVVHNLRSLITWGVKGIILTNAAGCLNTEWELGKMMILTDHINATGLSPLNGDYGLGFGAQFVDMSEGYDKKWQSQIKEIAHLSNHTIYDGVYYGVLGAHYETPAEIRMFKTLGASAVGMSTVLETIAARQLGAKVAALSCLTNYGAGLKQAQLSHTEVMDMGKRFASDMANIVLKAAVSLEV; encoded by the coding sequence ATGCGAATAACAAAATATAAAGATAACGTTCAACAAAGTGTTGAGTATTTAAAAAAATGGCATGGAAGCGCGCCAGAAATAGCCATTGTATTAGGTTCAGGACTGTCTGACGCAATTCCCAAAATTCAAGAAATGAAATCTGTACGTTTTGAAGAAATTCCTGGTTTTAAAACTTCAACTGTTCAAGGTCATTCTGGAGACTTGCGTATAGGCTCTGTTACAGCGTACTTAACTTCTGGAAAAGAAAAAACCCGCGAAATTGCTTTTTTAAGAGGCAGAAATCATGCCTATGAAGGAAATGATCCGGGAGAAGTTGTGCATAATTTAAGAAGCCTAATAACTTGGGGTGTAAAAGGAATTATATTGACAAATGCTGCAGGTTGTCTGAATACAGAGTGGGAATTGGGAAAAATGATGATCTTAACAGATCATATTAATGCAACGGGATTAAGCCCTTTAAATGGTGATTATGGTTTGGGGTTTGGTGCACAATTTGTTGATATGAGTGAAGGTTATGATAAAAAATGGCAATCCCAAATAAAAGAAATAGCGCATTTAAGCAATCATACCATTTATGATGGAGTCTATTATGGTGTCCTCGGAGCACATTATGAAACTCCTGCTGAAATCAGAATGTTTAAAACCCTAGGCGCAAGCGCCGTTGGTATGAGTACTGTTTTAGAAACCATTGCGGCTCGACAGTTAGGTGCTAAAGTTGCAGCTTTGAGCTGTTTAACTAATTATGGCGCAGGACTTAAACAAGCTCAATTATCACATACAGAAGTAATGGATATGGGTAAACGATTTGCTTCTGATATGGCAAATATTGTTTTAAAAGCTGCTGTTTCTTTAGAAGTTTAG
- the hpt gene encoding hypoxanthine phosphoribosyltransferase, with protein sequence MQIQVDGTLMNVGVLFSELDIKERTKKIAEQINKDYGNKETLVVLIVLHGAILFGADLVRNLEMPTEIETIRIKSYEGTSSTGNVKLVTPLPTSLANKHILVIEDIVDTGRSINFLLNELKHTNALSIKVCSLLDKPDAHEFPIQADYIGFTIQKNFVIGYGLDLNGKFRNLPYIANLTKA encoded by the coding sequence ATGCAAATTCAAGTTGATGGTACTTTAATGAATGTTGGTGTTTTATTTAGTGAATTAGATATTAAAGAACGTACCAAAAAAATAGCTGAACAAATAAATAAAGACTATGGTAACAAAGAAACTTTAGTAGTTTTGATAGTATTGCACGGAGCAATTTTATTTGGCGCAGATTTAGTAAGAAATTTAGAAATGCCAACTGAAATTGAAACCATAAGAATAAAAAGTTACGAAGGCACAAGCAGCACAGGTAATGTTAAATTGGTAACACCGTTACCTACTTCCTTAGCAAATAAACATATTCTTGTAATAGAAGATATTGTTGATACAGGTCGTTCTATTAATTTTCTTTTAAACGAACTTAAACATACGAATGCATTATCTATCAAAGTTTGTTCATTACTAGATAAACCTGATGCGCATGAATTCCCCATTCAAGCTGATTATATTGGATTTACAATTCAAAAGAATTTTGTCATAGGCTACGGACTCGATTTAAATGGCAAATTTCGCAACCTCCCATATATTGCAAATTTAACCAAAGCCTAG
- a CDS encoding M1 family aminopeptidase, with protein MIIGSHLQKVFEFNKVIEENTIGFQNFPAKSKIKRIYNVSRLAEQKHMYLNVVIDFENNSLFGDCYLVFETKAENLTKFNIDAYEMQINSVSFCNIIFEDLFNLENKKIPDFRKIETLKYQKCDYSADSSKINLEIPKNIKKDTYFILKINYKIQDPNAGFYFVHANKKSHANYDCVWTQGQDSDSPYWFPCQDDPRLKITTTLQFSFPSQWNALANGLKISEKIHEKYKVQIWEMSTQHSPYLVAFVAGNMAFSKDEWRNKEISLLLPFKYENMKTEILSETKEMLEFYSNYWNYEFAWDKYGQAFVADFLYGGMENTSITINTDEVLGPKLFANGNERRTYLVMHEMAHQWFGDLLTCKTWSEGWLNEGFATQSEMLWDEYTNGKVSGIFYAHDNYLAGYLGEAKSYIRPIVCNQYEFVSEIFDAHLYEKGALFLNYLRDILGENEFKNSIHYYLTHNAFKAVETKDLINAIQTVTGIDPTIHFDNFIFRAGHPDLDVSCEFSKYDTSIININISQKQNISKEFPEFYLETNIYLKYSSEKEEIIKIIIDDKNKKISIPLKEKLSFCIFDPNGTIIGEVNQKIPESFISEIFKQQNSKYSYFKFLATKNICLYYNNKENFSHIEKWLKSEESFRVRSSSYKILSEEGRIHGANLLTILNDTHPLSKAALISAQANSSQIKQINLLDKLVIIAENEKETLNCRETAIRSIQQISQKSSLLRSDDNRKKIINFAFSFLSKPSFNGILEQAALNLIAEFCEPEHLKLIQPFCEKISQHWRINIGALTVLSKLSSKYPNIRSELRPSLIYFAEALFPIRIASALPDIWANSLDPYYDAQFRKFYQRKNYGILSMLIPRSRRSYQKFLKNLDTKSYFEKVLEINELKEKYQKIQHELTEIKLVLEKLKPIAPKKKHLKSKAKSK; from the coding sequence ATGATTATAGGTTCTCATTTACAAAAGGTGTTTGAGTTTAATAAAGTAATAGAAGAAAATACAATAGGTTTTCAAAATTTTCCTGCAAAATCTAAAATAAAACGGATATATAATGTTTCTCGTTTAGCTGAACAAAAACATATGTACCTTAATGTTGTAATTGACTTTGAAAATAATAGTTTATTTGGTGACTGTTACCTTGTTTTTGAAACTAAAGCTGAAAATTTAACAAAATTTAATATAGATGCATATGAAATGCAAATTAATTCTGTATCATTTTGTAATATTATTTTTGAAGATTTATTCAATTTAGAAAATAAAAAAATCCCAGATTTTAGAAAGATTGAAACACTTAAATATCAAAAATGTGATTATTCAGCTGATAGTAGCAAAATCAATCTTGAAATTCCTAAAAATATAAAAAAAGATACTTATTTTATTTTAAAAATTAATTATAAAATTCAAGATCCAAATGCTGGCTTTTATTTTGTCCATGCAAATAAAAAAAGCCATGCTAATTATGATTGTGTTTGGACTCAAGGTCAAGATTCAGATTCACCCTACTGGTTTCCATGCCAAGATGATCCTCGATTAAAAATAACAACAACATTACAGTTTTCATTTCCAAGTCAATGGAACGCATTAGCAAATGGCTTAAAAATTTCTGAAAAAATACATGAAAAATATAAAGTTCAAATTTGGGAAATGTCTACTCAACATTCCCCTTATTTAGTAGCATTTGTAGCTGGAAATATGGCTTTTAGCAAAGATGAATGGCGAAATAAAGAAATTAGCCTTTTGTTACCTTTTAAATACGAAAATATGAAAACAGAAATTCTATCAGAGACAAAAGAAATGTTAGAATTTTATTCTAATTATTGGAACTATGAGTTTGCATGGGATAAATATGGTCAAGCTTTTGTGGCTGATTTTCTTTATGGTGGAATGGAAAATACAAGTATAACGATAAATACAGATGAGGTTTTAGGGCCAAAATTATTTGCAAATGGTAATGAAAGAAGAACTTATTTAGTCATGCATGAAATGGCTCATCAATGGTTTGGTGACTTACTTACTTGCAAAACTTGGAGTGAAGGTTGGCTTAATGAGGGTTTCGCGACTCAAAGTGAAATGTTGTGGGATGAATATACTAATGGTAAAGTTAGCGGAATTTTTTATGCGCACGATAATTACTTAGCTGGATATTTAGGAGAAGCTAAATCATATATCAGACCTATTGTATGTAATCAATACGAATTTGTTTCTGAAATATTTGATGCTCACTTATATGAAAAAGGAGCCTTATTTTTAAATTACTTAAGAGATATTTTAGGAGAAAATGAATTCAAAAATTCAATTCACTATTACCTTACTCACAATGCTTTTAAAGCTGTTGAAACGAAAGATCTTATAAATGCTATACAAACTGTAACAGGTATTGATCCAACAATTCATTTCGATAACTTTATATTTAGAGCAGGGCATCCTGATCTTGATGTTTCTTGCGAGTTTTCTAAGTATGATACTTCGATAATAAATATCAATATTTCTCAAAAACAAAATATTTCTAAAGAATTTCCTGAATTTTATTTAGAAACTAATATATACTTAAAATACTCCAGTGAAAAAGAAGAAATAATTAAAATAATTATTGATGATAAAAACAAAAAAATATCAATACCTTTGAAAGAAAAATTGTCTTTTTGTATATTTGATCCGAACGGAACTATTATTGGAGAAGTTAACCAAAAAATTCCTGAATCTTTTATTTCAGAAATATTTAAACAACAAAATTCAAAATATTCTTATTTTAAATTTTTAGCTACTAAAAATATCTGCCTTTATTATAATAATAAAGAAAATTTTAGTCATATCGAAAAATGGCTAAAATCTGAAGAAAGCTTCAGAGTAAGAAGTTCTTCATATAAAATTCTTAGTGAGGAAGGACGAATTCATGGAGCAAATTTATTAACAATTTTAAATGACACTCATCCTTTATCCAAAGCTGCACTAATATCAGCACAAGCTAACTCATCACAAATAAAACAAATAAATCTGCTCGATAAATTAGTAATTATTGCAGAAAATGAGAAAGAAACTTTAAATTGTAGAGAAACCGCAATTCGTTCTATCCAACAAATTTCACAAAAATCTTCACTCTTACGATCTGATGATAATAGAAAAAAAATAATAAATTTTGCATTTTCTTTTTTAAGTAAACCATCTTTTAACGGAATTTTAGAACAAGCTGCATTAAATTTAATTGCAGAATTTTGTGAACCTGAGCACTTAAAATTAATACAACCTTTCTGTGAAAAAATATCCCAACATTGGCGAATAAATATTGGAGCTTTAACAGTTTTAAGCAAACTTTCAAGCAAATATCCAAATATTAGATCAGAACTAAGACCTTCATTAATTTATTTTGCAGAAGCTTTATTTCCTATTCGGATTGCCTCAGCTTTACCAGATATCTGGGCAAATTCGTTAGATCCATATTATGATGCACAATTTAGAAAATTTTACCAAAGAAAAAATTATGGCATTTTATCAATGCTAATTCCAAGATCAAGGAGATCTTATCAAAAATTTCTCAAAAACTTAGATACAAAAAGCTACTTTGAAAAAGTCTTGGAAATAAATGAATTAAAAGAAAAGTATCAAAAAATTCAACATGAATTAACAGAAATAAAACTTGTGCTAGAAAAATTAAAACCGATCGCTCCCAAAAAGAAACATTTGAAATCCAAAGCCAAGAGTAAATAA
- a CDS encoding crossover junction endodeoxyribonuclease RuvC, with the protein MRILGIDPGTRMAGYGVIEIQNSGKILAVAAGAWDLNPSQELASRLATLAIEFRRVVAAYSPTHLCIELSFLAENPRSALYLGHARGVVLSEAHQCGLKISEISATAAKKIISGNGRCDKNEIAKIMSSLLGFQMQSLPLDATDALSIACADAMRLKQQSFHPMHKNVANEKNNNILEEWKKSKRQRRKLQFF; encoded by the coding sequence ATGCGAATTTTAGGGATTGATCCAGGTACAAGAATGGCTGGATATGGTGTTATAGAAATACAAAATTCGGGAAAAATTTTGGCTGTTGCAGCTGGAGCCTGGGATTTAAATCCATCTCAAGAATTAGCTTCTAGATTAGCAACTTTAGCTATCGAATTTCGGCGTGTTGTTGCAGCGTACTCTCCAACACATTTATGTATTGAACTATCATTTTTGGCTGAAAACCCTAGATCGGCTTTATATTTAGGACATGCTAGAGGTGTGGTGCTGTCTGAAGCTCATCAATGTGGCTTGAAGATAAGTGAAATTAGCGCCACAGCAGCAAAAAAAATAATATCAGGCAATGGACGTTGTGATAAAAATGAAATTGCAAAAATTATGAGTTCATTATTGGGTTTTCAAATGCAATCTCTCCCACTTGATGCAACCGATGCGTTATCTATAGCCTGTGCAGATGCAATGCGACTAAAACAACAGTCTTTCCATCCAATGCATAAAAATGTTGCTAATGAAAAAAATAATAATATTTTAGAAGAATGGAAAAAATCGAAAAGACAAAGAAGAAAGTTACAGTTTTTTTAA
- the rodA gene encoding rod shape-determining protein RodA has product MIIFSLIKDRFKGMPWGIVITSYSIICIGLYNLYSATNAFYYPARFYDQIIFILIGTFAAIFWGVLLDIKNLERLSLFGYILVCLMLLAVDIFGRSAKGAERWLVLGPVRIQPSEFVKFVIILIVARSFNLMKGFSDFSLLSLWRQILFIGVPFLLILAQPDLGTASLVLLISGLQIATIKVRGKSILTVLFITVTLSILAWNFILYDYQKQRVLTFINPMLDPRGSGYHSIQSMIAVGSGGLWGQGFGQGTQAKLNFLPERHTDFAFSVWAEEHGFIGCLILIFLFSILIIQIFQIADRARDSFSVLATVGVGAFFLFHFVINISMVLGVFPVVGVPLSFISYGGTHMVTALSCIGIVVAVERKRYLSTTSF; this is encoded by the coding sequence ATGATTATATTTTCATTAATTAAAGATCGTTTTAAAGGAATGCCTTGGGGCATTGTTATTACAAGTTACTCAATTATTTGTATAGGACTTTATAATTTGTATAGTGCCACAAATGCTTTTTATTATCCTGCCCGATTTTATGATCAAATTATTTTTATTTTAATTGGTACTTTTGCGGCAATATTCTGGGGAGTTCTATTAGATATTAAAAATTTGGAACGTTTAAGTTTATTTGGATATATTTTAGTTTGCTTAATGCTTTTGGCTGTTGATATATTTGGACGTAGCGCAAAAGGAGCGGAGCGTTGGTTGGTTTTGGGACCAGTAAGAATTCAGCCGAGCGAATTTGTGAAGTTTGTTATTATATTAATTGTTGCAAGAAGCTTTAATTTAATGAAAGGTTTTTCTGATTTTTCTTTATTAAGTTTATGGAGACAAATTTTATTTATTGGTGTTCCTTTTCTGTTAATATTAGCACAACCTGATTTGGGAACGGCCAGTTTAGTATTGCTTATTTCAGGGCTACAAATTGCGACAATAAAAGTAAGAGGAAAAAGTATTTTAACCGTTCTATTCATAACTGTAACCTTATCTATATTGGCTTGGAACTTTATTCTTTATGACTATCAAAAACAGAGAGTGTTAACATTCATAAACCCAATGCTGGATCCTCGAGGTTCAGGGTATCACTCAATCCAAAGTATGATTGCCGTTGGGAGTGGAGGACTTTGGGGACAAGGTTTTGGACAAGGAACGCAAGCTAAATTAAATTTCTTACCAGAACGACATACCGATTTTGCGTTTTCTGTTTGGGCTGAAGAGCATGGTTTTATTGGTTGCCTGATTTTAATTTTTTTGTTTTCTATTTTAATTATTCAAATATTTCAAATAGCTGATAGAGCCAGAGATTCCTTTTCGGTATTGGCTACGGTTGGGGTTGGTGCATTTTTTCTTTTTCATTTTGTTATCAATATCAGCATGGTTTTAGGTGTCTTTCCGGTCGTTGGTGTTCCGCTGTCTTTTATTAGTTATGGCGGGACGCATATGGTTACTGCTTTGAGTTGCATTGGAATAGTAGTTGCCGTAGAAAGAAAAAGGTATTTATCAACAACATCTTTTTAA
- the mrdA gene encoding penicillin-binding protein 2 yields the protein MLDNRSRQESVSDPNRRNIIVSCFLGITAAITARLWYLQIIKGTDFSVASARNRVREITRPAPRGLVYDRNSRILLSNRLFFDLIVIPQYLQNRPKTLSIVSDLFHIPIQQIERKLLDSQANPKFVPVRIKRNLSLHEVATLESNKFFLPGVDVDSAPRRDYLGNESAHLFGYLGEVTAKELDILNSQVSNYQYRVGSIIGKTGIERKYEKYLRGGEGREALLVDALGRLQADNSLDISLNLSRPAQRGNDVYLTIDSDLQNVATEAFRNKNGAVCAIDPNNGEILVYLSNPNYKLAMYQDGLTMEDWQNLRSNPFKPLLDKVTGGAYPPGSTFKIIVALAALEEGIVTAERKFNCPGYFVLGNGRWKCWKHTGHGPVNMSAALELSCDVYFYNVGNLVGIDRIAKWGKLFGLGERTGLDLNMELPGISPSTEWKLRTKGLPWLSGDTINASIGQGFNLCTPIQVLNAFAAVGNGGTLYKPHFLKKIIDSQGKVIFEEKQTEIRKIKINPANLAVVKKGLFDVVQSNVGTAKRARVEGFTVSGKTGTAQTSALKFTKGVNQEDVAFNALDHAWFAAYSPSDTPEIAVVVFSEYDGGGGGANAAPIAQQIIEAFWRKKFPEKFAKPVKSSLIPRRQKPIMDNNSELPNENIPMERINEQNQTDGQPLNESVLPEELR from the coding sequence ATGCTTGATAATAGGTCAAGACAAGAGTCTGTTTCAGATCCAAATCGGAGAAATATTATAGTTTCCTGTTTTTTAGGAATTACAGCAGCTATTACAGCTCGTCTTTGGTATTTACAAATTATTAAAGGAACAGATTTTTCTGTAGCATCGGCAAGAAATAGAGTTAGAGAAATTACAAGACCTGCTCCAAGAGGACTTGTTTATGATCGAAATAGCCGTATTTTACTTTCAAATAGATTGTTTTTTGATTTAATTGTTATCCCTCAGTATCTGCAAAATAGACCGAAAACTCTTTCCATTGTTTCTGATTTATTTCATATACCAATTCAACAAATTGAAAGAAAACTTTTAGATTCACAGGCAAACCCAAAATTTGTGCCTGTTAGAATAAAAAGAAATTTATCTCTTCATGAAGTAGCCACTCTTGAATCTAATAAATTCTTTTTACCAGGAGTGGATGTGGATTCTGCACCTCGAAGAGATTACTTAGGTAATGAATCAGCGCATTTGTTTGGTTACCTTGGTGAGGTAACGGCAAAAGAATTAGATATTTTAAATTCACAAGTCTCTAATTATCAATATCGTGTAGGTTCTATTATTGGAAAAACAGGAATTGAAAGAAAATATGAAAAATATCTTCGTGGCGGAGAAGGGCGAGAAGCATTGCTTGTAGACGCATTGGGAAGGTTACAGGCTGACAACTCATTAGATATTTCTTTAAATTTGAGTAGACCCGCCCAAAGAGGAAATGATGTTTATTTAACAATTGATTCAGACTTGCAAAATGTTGCGACAGAAGCATTTCGGAACAAAAATGGAGCAGTATGTGCAATAGATCCAAATAATGGTGAAATTTTGGTATATCTATCTAATCCCAATTATAAATTAGCAATGTATCAAGATGGTTTAACTATGGAAGATTGGCAAAATTTAAGATCAAATCCATTTAAACCATTACTCGATAAAGTAACAGGTGGGGCATACCCCCCAGGTTCTACATTTAAAATTATTGTAGCCTTAGCAGCTCTTGAAGAGGGAATTGTTACTGCTGAAAGAAAATTCAATTGTCCAGGCTATTTTGTCTTAGGAAATGGGCGTTGGAAATGTTGGAAACATACAGGTCATGGGCCAGTTAATATGTCTGCAGCCTTGGAATTAAGTTGTGATGTTTATTTTTACAACGTTGGAAACTTAGTGGGAATTGATCGCATAGCAAAATGGGGAAAACTATTTGGATTAGGCGAGAGAACAGGTCTTGATTTAAATATGGAATTACCTGGAATTTCTCCTTCAACAGAGTGGAAACTGCGTACAAAAGGTCTTCCCTGGTTAAGTGGTGATACAATTAATGCTTCAATTGGACAAGGATTTAATTTGTGTACACCAATCCAAGTTTTAAACGCTTTTGCCGCTGTTGGTAATGGTGGTACTTTATATAAGCCACATTTTTTAAAGAAAATTATAGACAGTCAAGGAAAAGTAATTTTTGAAGAGAAACAGACAGAAATTAGAAAAATTAAAATAAATCCTGCCAATTTAGCAGTTGTAAAAAAAGGATTATTTGATGTTGTGCAATCTAATGTAGGAACTGCAAAAAGAGCACGTGTGGAAGGGTTTACCGTTTCAGGGAAAACAGGAACAGCGCAGACTTCGGCATTGAAATTTACCAAAGGTGTGAATCAAGAAGATGTTGCCTTTAATGCTCTAGATCATGCTTGGTTTGCTGCATATAGTCCAAGCGATACTCCTGAAATAGCAGTAGTTGTATTTAGTGAATACGACGGAGGGGGAGGTGGAGCCAATGCTGCTCCAATAGCGCAACAGATTATTGAAGCATTTTGGCGAAAAAAATTTCCTGAAAAATTTGCGAAGCCCGTGAAAAGCAGTTTGATACCGAGAAGACAAAAACCTATAATGGATAATAATTCAGAATTGCCAAATGAAAATATTCCTATGGAGCGTATTAATGAACAAAATCAAACTGATGGACAGCCATTAAATGAATCGGTTTTGCCTGAAGAATTGAGGTAA